A part of Variovorax sp. HW608 genomic DNA contains:
- a CDS encoding L-lactate permease, with protein sequence MTWQQIYDPFGNMIISTALAAIPVVLMLACLGFFHIKAHIAAGLGLIAALAVAVFAYGMPAGMAGRAALFGGFTGLLPIGWIVLNIIFLQQLAEQNGSFKVLQDSLSGITEDRRIQLLLIAFCFGAFFEGAAGFGTPVAVTAGILIGLGFSPLAASGLSLIANTAPVAFGALGTPVITLAKVHGYDLMEVTAMIGRQLPFFSLMVPFWLIWAFAGRKAMMEIWPAILVTGLSFAIPQYLVSNFIGPELVDIIAAIVSMVSLVLFLRVWQPRKIWTSPSLRGHDASAAEAKPPAPVVTHSRAALVRAWTPWLILSVFVFVWGLPSVKTALNGIFAPSFPMAGLHDMIQKMPPVVPTPHPESAVYVLNLLSATGTGILLAAVVGALFMKYHPLEIVRTFLRTLWLVRYSLLTIVLMLALGTLTRYSGTDTTLGLAFANTGVLYPFFGTLMGWIGVAMTGSDTASNVLFGGMQKVAAEQLGLSPNLMGAANSSGGVMGKMIDAQSIVVASTATRWFDHEGDILRYVFFHSIALACLVGIFVTLQAYLWPFTQMVIR encoded by the coding sequence ATGACCTGGCAGCAAATCTACGACCCCTTCGGCAACATGATCATCTCGACCGCGCTGGCCGCGATCCCGGTGGTGCTGATGCTGGCGTGCCTCGGCTTCTTCCACATCAAGGCGCACATCGCCGCCGGCCTGGGCCTGATCGCCGCCCTCGCCGTGGCCGTGTTCGCCTACGGCATGCCGGCCGGAATGGCCGGCCGCGCCGCGCTGTTCGGCGGCTTCACCGGCCTGCTGCCGATCGGCTGGATCGTGCTGAACATCATCTTCCTGCAGCAACTGGCGGAGCAGAACGGCAGCTTCAAGGTGCTGCAGGATTCGCTCTCGGGCATCACCGAGGACCGCCGCATCCAGTTGCTGCTGATCGCCTTCTGTTTCGGCGCCTTCTTCGAGGGCGCGGCCGGCTTCGGCACGCCGGTCGCCGTCACGGCCGGCATCCTGATCGGACTGGGCTTCTCGCCGCTGGCGGCCTCGGGCCTGAGCCTGATCGCCAACACCGCCCCGGTGGCCTTCGGCGCGCTCGGCACGCCGGTCATCACGCTGGCCAAGGTGCATGGCTACGACCTGATGGAGGTCACCGCGATGATCGGCCGCCAGCTCCCTTTCTTCTCGCTGATGGTCCCGTTCTGGCTGATCTGGGCCTTCGCGGGGCGCAAGGCGATGATGGAGATCTGGCCCGCGATCCTCGTGACGGGCCTGTCCTTCGCGATCCCGCAGTACCTGGTGTCCAACTTCATCGGTCCCGAGCTGGTGGACATCATCGCCGCCATCGTCTCGATGGTGTCGCTGGTGCTGTTCCTGCGCGTGTGGCAGCCCAGGAAGATCTGGACTTCGCCTTCGCTGCGCGGCCACGACGCCAGCGCCGCCGAGGCGAAGCCGCCGGCCCCGGTGGTGACCCACAGCCGGGCGGCGCTGGTTCGCGCCTGGACGCCCTGGCTGATCCTGTCGGTGTTCGTCTTCGTCTGGGGACTGCCCTCGGTCAAGACTGCGCTGAACGGCATCTTCGCGCCCTCCTTCCCGATGGCCGGGCTGCACGACATGATCCAGAAGATGCCTCCGGTGGTGCCCACTCCGCACCCCGAAAGCGCCGTCTACGTGCTCAACCTGCTGTCGGCCACCGGCACCGGCATCCTGCTGGCAGCCGTCGTCGGCGCGCTGTTCATGAAGTACCACCCGCTGGAGATCGTGCGCACCTTCTTGCGCACGCTGTGGCTGGTGCGCTACTCGCTGCTGACCATCGTGCTGATGCTCGCGCTCGGCACGCTCACGCGCTACTCGGGCACCGACACCACGCTGGGCCTGGCCTTCGCGAACACCGGCGTGCTCTACCCGTTCTTCGGCACGCTGATGGGCTGGATCGGCGTGGCCATGACCGGCTCCGACACCGCGAGCAACGTGCTCTTCGGCGGCATGCAGAAGGTCGCGGCCGAGCAACTGGGCCTCTCGCCCAACCTCATGGGCGCAGCCAACAGTTCGGGCGGCGTGATGGGCAAGATGATCGACGCCCAATCGATCGTGGTCGCCTCCACCGCCACGCGCTGGTTCGACCACGAGGGCGACATCCTGCGCTACGTCTTCTTCCACTCCATCGCGCTGGCCTGCCTGGTCGGCATCTTCGTGACCCTCCAAGCCTATTTGTGGCCCTTCACACAGATGGTGATCCGCTGA
- a CDS encoding LysR substrate-binding domain-containing protein — MPPPRIPPIQGLLAFEAVSRLRSVTLASEELSVTPSAVSHRIRQLETQLGLKLFARNDFSLSPDGAAYLARVREALAALQEVPSQTGASGTVRLRVAVTPTFSRQLLLPRLALFRHAYPEIELSLQVAIPVLNLTAEESDIELRFGTGPFPDRESMHLLSDEVTPVCSPDYLHEAGPFDSFETAEAVSRARLIRTPLEPWRTWFRACDITQAEPRAGDQFNDLGLVLDAAVAGFGVALMRLKLGQAWLDSGRLVRLSRRSVRSPHDYFLCWKPGTLERWECAAFVDWLRQSLRD; from the coding sequence ATGCCCCCGCCACGCATCCCCCCCATCCAAGGCCTCCTTGCCTTCGAGGCGGTGTCGCGCCTGCGCAGCGTGACGCTGGCCTCCGAAGAACTCAGCGTGACGCCCAGCGCGGTGAGCCACCGCATCCGGCAGCTCGAGACGCAACTCGGCCTGAAGCTTTTCGCGCGCAACGATTTCAGCCTCAGCCCCGACGGCGCCGCCTACCTGGCGCGCGTTCGCGAGGCGCTGGCAGCGCTGCAGGAAGTGCCCAGCCAGACCGGCGCGTCCGGCACGGTCCGGCTGCGCGTGGCGGTCACGCCCACCTTCTCCCGCCAGTTGCTGCTGCCGCGGCTGGCGCTGTTTCGCCACGCCTACCCCGAGATCGAGCTGAGCCTGCAGGTGGCCATTCCGGTGCTGAACCTCACGGCCGAAGAGTCCGACATCGAGTTGCGGTTCGGCACCGGGCCCTTTCCGGATCGCGAGTCGATGCACCTGCTGTCGGACGAGGTGACACCGGTCTGCAGCCCGGACTACCTGCACGAAGCCGGCCCTTTCGACAGCTTCGAGACCGCCGAAGCGGTCTCGCGCGCACGGCTGATCCGCACCCCCCTGGAGCCCTGGCGCACCTGGTTCAGGGCCTGCGACATCACGCAGGCGGAGCCTCGCGCAGGCGACCAGTTCAACGACCTCGGCCTGGTGCTCGACGCCGCCGTCGCCGGTTTCGGCGTGGCATTGATGCGGCTCAAGCTCGGCCAGGCCTGGCTCGACAGCGGGCGGCTCGTGCGCCTGTCGCGCAGGAGCGTGCGTTCGCCGCACGACTACTTCCTGTGCTGGAAACCCGGCACGCTGGAACGCTGGGAATGCGCGGCCTTCGTCGACTGGCTGCGCCAGTCATTGCGCGACTGA
- a CDS encoding MFS transporter, with protein sequence MQTPQPRALRSFVLLYVLMYAAFGVASPFWPRFFETRGMSPEQIGVLLGLSTIVRLVAGSVAASVADRWRRLRQVLAAAAALAACLAWALP encoded by the coding sequence ATGCAAACGCCCCAGCCTCGCGCGTTGCGCTCATTCGTGCTCCTGTACGTGCTCATGTACGCCGCATTTGGCGTGGCGTCGCCGTTCTGGCCTCGCTTCTTCGAAACGCGAGGGATGTCACCCGAGCAGATCGGGGTCTTGCTGGGACTGAGCACGATCGTCCGTCTGGTTGCCGGATCCGTCGCGGCGAGCGTCGCAGATCGGTGGCGGCGATTGCGCCAGGTACTGGCCGCGGCGGCCGCCCTTGCGGCGTGCCTTGCATGGGCCCTGCCCTGA